The following coding sequences lie in one Falco naumanni isolate bFalNau1 chromosome 18, bFalNau1.pat, whole genome shotgun sequence genomic window:
- the LOC121099008 gene encoding feather keratin Cos2-2-like yields MIKASPAPRPLIHFSCLLLPGSQVHLQPQAMSCCNPCQPCQPCQPCQPCGPTSLASSCNEPCCRQCQDSVVVIEPPAVVVTLPGPILSSFPQNTAVGSSTSAAVGSILSCEGVPINSGGFDLSCITSRYCGSRCRPC; encoded by the exons ATGATAaaagccagcccagctcctcgCCCCCTCATCCACTTCTCTTGCCTCCTTCTCCCTGGGAGTCAG gtgcacctccagccccaagccatgtcctgctgcaacccgtgccagccctgccagccctgccagccctgccagccctgcggcCCGACCTCgctggccagcagctgcaacgagccctgttgcaggcagtgccaggactCTGTCGTTGTCATCGAGCCCCCTGCTGTGGTGGTGAccctgcccggccccatcctcagctccttcccacagAACACCGCCGTGGGCTCCTCCACCTCCGCTGCCGttggcagcatcctcagctgtgAGGGAGTGCCCATCAACTCCGGGGGCTTTGACCTCTCCTGCATCACCAGCCGCTACTGCGGCAGCAGATGTCGCCCCTGCTAA